The Budorcas taxicolor isolate Tak-1 chromosome 25, Takin1.1, whole genome shotgun sequence genome includes a region encoding these proteins:
- the LOC128069145 gene encoding olfactory receptor 8B3 — protein sequence MLARNDSLVTEFFLAGLTDCPELQQPLFHLFLMIYVVTMVGNLGLIILIGLNSHLHTPMYYFLCNLSFIDLCYSSVFTPKMLMNFVFRENTISYVGCMTQLFFFLFFVISECYMLTSMAYDRYVAICNPLLYKVSMSHQVCLVLSLAAYVMGFAGASAHTGCMLRLTFCNVNVINHYLCDILPLLQLSCTSTYANEVVVLIVVGINITVPSFTILISYIFILTNILHIKSSQGRSKAFSTCSSHMIALSIFFGSAAFMYLKYSSPGSMEQGKISSVFYTNVVPMLNPLIYSLRNKDIRVALRRSVFKIQRRNMF from the coding sequence ATGCTGGCTAGAAATGACTCCTTAGTGACTGAATTTTTTCTTGCTGGATTAACAGACTGTCCAGAGCTGCAGCAACCCCTCTTTCACCTGTTTCTAATGATCTATGTTGTCACCATGGTGGGCAACCTGGGCTTGATCATTCTTATTGGTCTAAATTctcacctccacacccccatgtactattTCCTCTGCAACCTGTCCTTCATTGATCTCTGTTACTCTTCTGTTTTTACCCCCAAGATGCTGATGAACTTTGTATTCAGGGAGAATACCATCTCGTATGTGGGGTGCATGActcagctgtttttctttctcttttttgtcatCTCTGAGTGCTACATGTTGACCTCAATGGCCTATgatcgctatgtggccatctgtaatCCCTTGCTGTATAAGGTCTCCATGTCCCATCAGGTCTGTTTGGTGCTCTCTTTGGCTGCATATGTGATGGGGTTTGCTGGGGCATCTGCCCACACAGGGTGCATGCTTAGACTAACCTTCTGCAATGTGAATGTCATCAACCATTACTTGTGTGACATCCTCCCACTCCTCCAACTCTCTTGTACCAGCACCTATGCCAATGAGGTGGTAGTTCTCATTGTTGTGGGTATTAACATCACAGTACCCAGTTTCACCATCCTGATTTCTTACATCTTCATCCTCACTAACATTCTTCATATCAAATCTTCTCAAGGAAGATCGAAAGCCTTTAGTACCTGTAGCTCCCACATGATtgctctttctattttttttggtTCAGCGGCATTCATGTACCTTAAATATTCTTCTCCTGGATCTATGGAGCAGGGaaaaatttcttctgttttttataCTAATGTGGTGCCCATGCTCAATCCTTTGATTTACAGTTTGAGAAACAAGGATATCAGAGTTGCACTGAGGAGATCCGTATTTAAAATCCAGAGGAGAAACATGTTCTAA